A section of the Gallus gallus isolate bGalGal1 chromosome 4, bGalGal1.mat.broiler.GRCg7b, whole genome shotgun sequence genome encodes:
- the HMX1 gene encoding homeobox protein HMX1 codes for MPDEATENAGSTSARVSSFFIEDLLGTEGGGGTRRAAAGGGGGRGAPRCGPHSPLRLGASGCPLRDAAVGWYRRAFLGCASPDTSDRDSPELPEDTERAGGGGRAAARGPAGGRQSSGGREEEEERGEEAGEAEQRAAGRKKKTRTVFSRSQVFQLESTFDVKRYLSSSERAGLAASLHLTETQVKIWFQNRRNKWKRQLAADLEAANLSHAAQRIVRVPILYHENSPASALGFGLPHMSPPLVGFSGGVSYPLGTFPAASLPFLRSQMTGLV; via the exons ATGCCGGACGAAGCGACGGAAAACGCCGGCTCCACATCTGCCCGCGTCTCGTCCTTTTTCATCGAGGACCTGCTGGGCACCGAAGGCGGCGGAGGGACGCggagggcggcggcgggaggcggagGTGGGCGCGGAGCTCCGCGCTGCGGCCCCCACTCCCCGCTGCGCCTCGGAGCCTCGGGCTGCCCGCTCCGCGACGCCGCCGTCGGTTGGTACCGTCGAGCTTTCTTGGGCTGCGCCAGCCCCGACA CCAGCGACCGGGACTCGCCGGAGCTGCCCGAGGACACggagcgggcgggcggcggcgggcgggcggcggcgcggggccccGCGGGCGGGAGGCAGAGCTCCGGAGGCCgcgaggaagaggaggaacgCGGCGAGGAAGCGGGCGAAGCGGAGCAGCGAGCCGCCGGCCGCAAGAAGAAGACGCGCACGGTGTTCAGCCGCAGCCAGGTCTTCCAGCTGGAGTCCACCTTCGACGTGAAGCGCTACCTGAGCAGCTCCGAGAGGGCCGGCCTGGCCGCCTCGCTGCACCTCACCGAGACGCAGGTGAAGATTTGGTTCCAGAACCGCCGCAACAAGTGGAAGCGGCAGCTCGCCGCCGACCTGGAGGCGGCCAACCTCTCACACGCCGCCCAAAGGATTGTGCGGGTCCCCATTTTGTACCACGAGAACTCGCCGGCCAGCGCCTTAGGCTTCGGCCTGCCCCACATGTCCCCCCCCTTGGTGGGCTTCTCCGGCGGCGTCAGTTACCCCCTGGGCACCTTCCCCGCcgcctcccttcccttccttcgCTCGCAGATGACGGGACTCGTCTGA